AAAACGTCAGAAgcagaagatggaaaaaaaaaacgagacaTTTCCATCTCTCTGAAGGTCCTGCCACATCattaagtttgtatttttaagtttttgatttaaaatcaaatttcagGTTGAATAGGTGAACCAGAGACTCACAATTCAGCTGCTAATCATGATCTCTCCACCTCCGTGTCAAACAATTGCAGTCTGGAATGAACACTTCTTGATTTTTGGTCtcataaatcaaattatttagatgaattttcaatatttttacagtttagcaTCTTAAAAACTCCCTAAAGCATGCAAACTTCTACTTGAGGCCTGCAGAATCTAGGAATACATTTctgattacttttgtttttataaataattaaataattctaGCAGCAGTTTGTCTTTCTACGATCATCTTCATTTCAGAAAagctatatttttgtttttactttcttttagaCACTTACTTAGTGTCAAATGCttctttttaatctaatttagtaagcattatttttttttttttttgctccattaatgtaaaactttatgaaactggttttatttttactttgtttcaaCTCCATCCGTTCATCGTCTGTATTTTATGCTCATCCGCCGATTCCAAACTATTCTCAAATTTCACTTATGTTTTCACTTATGtaaattttatgtttaaacagCAACAGATGACTTATTTCAGATTACGATCTGTGGAAATGATCCCCTCACCTGAGATCACagatattttccaaaaatcgaacttttacttctttgtttttacttttccagcagtctggagctgcagaggtcAGTGTTGATTATGAAACACGAAATCCACATGAAGACAATGAATAAATGCTGGTCCTTGGCAAATTTAAGATCAAATAAAGCAAAGTGGAGATGCACAAAGACATTAGTGGTTTTCATGCTCCCAAACGTGTCTGAAAGTCAACGAAAACCTTTCAAATCATTCAGCCGATGAGGGTGGGGAAGCTGCCATGCAAGCCTGTGGGCTGCAGACGGTCTCATGCTCTCAGAAGCGAAGACGTTTGGACCGTCCTGATAACCTGCAGACACCTGGAGCTGCTGTCGTTTGCTAACGCAGGCCCACATGATGCTCCATTCCTCTGGAAGACAGTTTCTTTACATGCATTATTTCCAGGCATAAACGTCCGAAAATGATTTGACGTTTTCCACaggaaagtctttttttttttttttcgtttgctcCTTTTTTGGGCCGACCTCCGAGCTGCAGCTAATTGGTGGAGGGATTTCTGAGGCCTGCAGACAGTGTGGTCCTTTGAGTCGTGACCTGCAGCCTCAGCTGGGATGAGAATCCTCCAAATCCACGGCTCTCCGTcggaaggaggaggaagagtttCATCATTCTGGTGTTTTGTTTACGAATGAGGGAACAACAAAGCATGAGATCCCAGATCTGCAGTGATGAGAGAAAAGGCGGAGCTTTTCATTTAGTAGACGTTTCAATCCACTTGAGAGGTGTGGATTGTAAGCGAATAGATCCAATAACAGGtacgggggagggggggggttgGAAATGAGGGTCGCTGGAGTCTTTTTAAGAGACGCAAAACATCCCGAAGGAAGTCTATGGTGGaataatgtcaaaaaacagACAGAGGAAACACTGAAAAAGAGGATTAACTTAATTTGGAGCTCCTTCATATCCTCCTAGAACAGCGAAAGGGGGCGCCTGAGGAGGGGGCGTGGTCTAAGCATCCTTACCGATTCgatgaaaaaacaacagatgaatCTCAAACTCAACctgatactttttttctattttttttacatcaacgTGCACCAGTAGAACTTGCATAAACAAACTTGCTACAGTAGGTTTTGGTTTGTCCCTTTTGGGCTACTGTAGTCACACTTTTAGGCTTAAAGTGCACATTATTTTGCAACTAAAGCACGCCAAATATGAATATAATATTCTAAATTATTCACAAttagacgactaatcaactaataaaatagtcgattagtcattactttatattatatggagtcagtgtgtagtaaagttgaacaaagttgtgagtgttcagcaccaaaaaattcactttttttacatttgagtcGGTGAgagcaaaactttatcttttgtgagaAATATTTCcctgtttcagatgccgacctcatttgatttaatcctgttagaaacaggaaacaggttAGAACTGAACAATTCATCAAAGGTTTATCTTCATTGTCTCTATTTTTAGttgctaatgatggttaaagaAGTGTgatttacatccactttgctcATGActcaattagttgactaatcggtgattagtcgactattaaaataatcgtttgtggcagccctattcttaactttttttgatcaaaagttttttgttcataatctgcagattttttttgaagGAATTTTATGAAATTCTTGTTGTTCccccaaaaaacccacaaacttGACTCATCTTTGACTGAACACTTGCAGCTGAATAAGAACGTGAAGTGAAAttcagcaaaaatataaaactagtTAAGCAtcagaaacacagaaatgatTTCAGTTGTTGAAACGAGAACCTTGTAACTCCATATTTTCTGGAGATCACTCAGGCGGGTTGATAAGGTGTAACAGTCTAGCTTAGCtggttgatgattttttttaaattttcctcATCTCAGTCCTCCTTAAGGTATCCATTTGCGTTACTCCTCCTCTCTCTTTGCCGATCTCCTTCCAGAgttcctccttcctcctccgaGCGGCGCTTTGACCAGCCGTCCTCGCAGCCCTCGTGGAAGCGCAGCCGCAGGGTTTTGCGGATCACCAAGCGCTCGACGATGAAGGAGGCGCAGAACCACGGCACGGCGTACTCGGCCGTGATCAGTCCCATGAAGTTGTAGCGGAACTGGGAGTAGTCCCAGGGGCAGGCGTCGAACTGCCGCAGCAGCAGCCCCGTCCCGAACTCCCACAGGTAGGTCCACAGCGTGTAGATGAGGCAGCGCAGCAGGACGGGGCAGCGGCCGCGCAGCTTCAGGTACATGCGCTCCACGATGAGGATGCACGTGCCGTAGATGAAGAGCGCCCACACGCTGGTCACGCCGGGGAACTTCCAGTTGCAGTTGACCACAAACTCCCACGCCGCCGTGAACATCACCTCGCAGAAGTAGCCGTGGATGGCGTAAAGGTACCACCGCGACAGAGGAGTCAGAGGAACGGGAACCTCCGCGGTCTCCAAGGACACCATCCTGCCTCCTTTCACGCTGGTTTCTGAGATCTGGAAGGAAAGAccaagaaatatataaaaaaatgttgccatCTAATTTCAAGTATTCTATAAAGATAATGTTCTATGTTCCTGTCAGG
The genomic region above belongs to Oryzias melastigma strain HK-1 linkage group LG22, ASM292280v2, whole genome shotgun sequence and contains:
- the tmem229b gene encoding transmembrane protein 229b; the protein is MVSLETAEVPVPLTPLSRWYLYAIHGYFCEVMFTAAWEFVVNCNWKFPGVTSVWALFIYGTCILIVERMYLKLRGRCPVLLRCLIYTLWTYLWEFGTGLLLRQFDACPWDYSQFRYNFMGLITAEYAVPWFCASFIVERLVIRKTLRLRFHEGCEDGWSKRRSEEEGGTLEGDRQRERRSNANGYLKED